In the genome of Streptomyces sp. NBC_00237, one region contains:
- a CDS encoding NAD(P)/FAD-dependent oxidoreductase has product MSGAAHGCAVVVGGGYAGLVTARVLADHFGRVDVLDKDVLPPSPAHRPGTPQSRHPHALLTRGADLLEGLFPGLREELSQHGAPVSDFGQFPMLYPAGWSPSVRTGLVLQTFSRPLLEFLIRRRVGALSNVRIHHATEVEALITGDGRARGVTARPRGADESGSADESCSAVESCSYEADLVVVADGRYSRLPHWLRQARLRPPAHLKVEGSLAYTSRLYRRDPGCDLGFQASLQATVAPTTPRGGTVVAIENDRWLVCLFGAGGISAPTVPEQFDSYASALDNPHVKEIVRSCQPLSSIHRYAGLGGHWHRYDRLTPQLRGLAVIGDALCALNPLYGHGMTVAAQQARLLGDTVTTHSPDEACRAYQKRATRTLLLPWFMSTSLDRGWSSGPTSLTARAGRAALLHVLSRIPTEPDLYRRFLNVQHMVASPVTLLLPFPPRSARGHRS; this is encoded by the coding sequence GTGAGCGGCGCCGCGCACGGCTGTGCGGTCGTCGTAGGCGGCGGGTACGCGGGACTCGTCACCGCGCGCGTTCTCGCGGACCACTTCGGCCGGGTGGACGTCCTCGACAAGGACGTCCTTCCCCCCTCCCCCGCACACCGGCCCGGCACGCCGCAGAGCCGGCACCCGCACGCACTGCTCACGCGCGGGGCGGACCTGTTGGAGGGCCTCTTCCCCGGGCTGCGGGAGGAGTTGTCCCAACACGGCGCGCCCGTCTCGGACTTCGGTCAGTTCCCGATGCTCTATCCCGCCGGATGGTCGCCCTCCGTCCGGACCGGGCTCGTACTGCAAACCTTCAGCCGGCCCCTGCTGGAGTTCCTCATCCGCCGCCGTGTGGGCGCCCTGAGCAACGTCAGGATCCACCACGCCACCGAGGTCGAGGCCCTCATCACCGGTGACGGCCGCGCACGAGGGGTCACCGCACGGCCCAGGGGCGCCGACGAGTCCGGCTCGGCTGACGAGTCCTGCTCGGCTGTTGAGTCCTGTTCGTACGAAGCCGATCTCGTCGTCGTCGCCGACGGCCGCTACTCCCGGCTGCCCCACTGGCTCCGGCAGGCGCGTCTGCGGCCGCCCGCGCACCTGAAGGTGGAGGGGAGCCTCGCCTACACCTCACGGCTCTACCGCCGCGACCCGGGCTGTGACCTGGGGTTCCAAGCCTCCTTGCAGGCCACCGTCGCCCCCACCACCCCACGGGGCGGCACGGTGGTCGCGATCGAGAACGACCGCTGGCTCGTCTGCCTCTTCGGAGCGGGCGGGATCTCCGCCCCCACCGTTCCCGAGCAATTCGACTCCTACGCCTCCGCCCTCGACAACCCCCATGTGAAGGAGATCGTGCGGAGCTGCCAGCCCCTGAGCTCCATCCACCGTTACGCCGGGCTGGGCGGCCACTGGCACCGCTACGACCGTCTCACGCCACAGCTGCGCGGGCTCGCCGTCATAGGCGACGCCTTGTGCGCCCTCAACCCCCTCTACGGGCACGGCATGACCGTCGCCGCTCAACAGGCCCGGCTCCTCGGCGACACCGTCACCACGCATTCCCCGGACGAGGCGTGCCGCGCCTACCAGAAACGCGCGACGCGCACCTTGCTGCTGCCGTGGTTCATGTCCACCAGCCTCGACCGGGGCTGGTCCTCGGGCCCGACGTCGCTCACCGCCCGGGCGGGCCGGGCCGCACTCCTGCACGTACTGAGCAGGATCCCCACCGAACCGGACCTCTACCGGAGGTTCCTGAACGTGCAGCACATGGTGGCCTCGCCCGTGACGCTGCTGCTTCCCTTCCCTCCCCGCTCCGCCCGGGGGCACAGGTCATGA